A genomic region of Gammaproteobacteria bacterium contains the following coding sequences:
- a CDS encoding protein-methionine-sulfoxide reductase heme-binding subunit MsrQ, with the protein MKILKFALFIILLMPLIYLVYLYQIQDLTADPIEYILHYTGIWTIRVLLLSLALTPLRNLFKQVFFLRVRRMVGLFVFFYATLHLLVYLGLDLGFRFGHLWEDIVKRPYITVGFLAWLLLVPMAITSTNGMLRRLGKKWKTLHKSIYLIAILACLHFIWLVKADLVEPLIYSGLFFALLFYRLIKYSKS; encoded by the coding sequence ATGAAAATTTTAAAATTCGCTCTGTTTATTATTTTACTTATGCCATTGATATATTTGGTTTATTTATATCAAATTCAGGATTTAACTGCTGACCCAATCGAATATATTTTGCATTACACCGGAATTTGGACCATACGGGTATTATTACTTTCATTGGCATTGACACCCTTAAGAAACCTATTTAAGCAGGTCTTCTTTTTAAGAGTTCGCCGAATGGTTGGGCTATTTGTTTTCTTCTATGCAACTTTGCATTTATTGGTCTATCTGGGTTTGGATCTGGGTTTTCGTTTTGGACATTTGTGGGAAGATATTGTGAAAAGACCTTATATTACCGTTGGCTTTTTAGCATGGCTATTATTAGTCCCAATGGCAATCACTTCGACTAATGGAATGTTAAGACGTTTGGGTAAAAAATGGAAAACGCTTCATAAAAGCATTTATCTGATTGCGATTCTGGCATGTTTACACTTTATTTGGCTGGTAAAAGCAGACTTGGTTGAGCCATTAATTTATTCCGGTTTGTTTTTTGCATTGTTGTTTTATCGACTTATTAAATACTCAAAATCATGA
- a CDS encoding multiheme c-type cytochrome, translated as MNQPVKRRARPAVGPKLKILLKILFVAFAILVINSIYLSLITLTEWLSGRILQDQIYLYMFLLHLVLGLLIVIPVIVYGWIHINNTFDRPNRRAVKAGYALFVFAIILLITGLLLTRGLPFFEVKNIQVRKILYWLHAIVPLLVIWLFIMHRLAGRSISWKPVKLTFALTIIIFIGFYFLQKNTFFPKEIEHQEMNPLFAPSFAQTSDNQLIPPNHLDNNQYCKDCHADVHEGWMNSVHKVSSFNNPSYSFAVNKTREFLQNRDGNNKASRLCAVCHDPVILFSGEFDKDKDFTGTDIGNSGITCTTCHAISDINSIKGNGAYTLTIPEQYPFTYSEEPFLKWVNATLIKAKPDFHKVSYLKPLHKTPEFCSVCHKVGLIEELNGYKWLRGQNHYDSYFLSGVSGHSVTSFYYPKKAVENCSQCHMPLQPSEDFGAITESFNGNSYVHSHYFEAANSAIRYLNQLKPDANNAMLTDALSVDIFGVRNDGELNGDLIAPLNEKLNLQSGKKYLLETVVRTLKLGHPFTQGTADSNQIWVELNVFKGDELIASSGGIDKQGKVDDWSYFINAYVLDRNGNRVDRRNAEDIFTMLYNHQIPPGAATVIHYGVDFPVEFEGDFTIEAKVFYRKFDTTYYRYFTGDQDKFNDLPIVMLAHDIQEISLSPETDDSQQVSQDEKWQRWNDYGIGLFRSGALKQAEQAFSMVAQQRGAEGWVNLTRTYLQQGLLDKAQDALNKAAEYDEFRYKWQLSYFAGLINLQNGFLEKAMENFEAVYRSEFKEAVESGFDFSKEYNFLVLYAQTAFQNSKLFEGEKQQNLMQKSLKLYKEALELNPELANAHFGLYQLYSAMGETDNLTLADKHKKLHEKYKTDDNAHDVAIVKARAANKAADHAAENIAVYQLKQPVDFSSVRDFISQNNISEQ; from the coding sequence ATGAATCAACCAGTAAAAAGAAGAGCCAGACCGGCAGTCGGTCCCAAATTAAAAATTTTATTGAAAATATTATTTGTTGCATTTGCAATACTGGTAATCAATTCAATTTATCTTTCATTAATTACATTGACAGAATGGTTGAGTGGCAGAATTTTGCAAGACCAGATTTATTTATACATGTTTTTGTTGCATCTGGTTTTGGGTTTGCTGATTGTGATACCGGTCATTGTCTATGGCTGGATTCACATCAACAACACCTTTGATCGCCCTAATAGAAGAGCGGTTAAGGCAGGATACGCACTTTTTGTTTTTGCCATTATTTTGTTGATTACCGGATTATTACTTACACGAGGACTACCGTTTTTTGAAGTTAAAAACATACAGGTAAGAAAAATCTTATACTGGCTGCATGCGATTGTTCCTTTATTAGTCATTTGGCTGTTTATCATGCATCGGTTGGCAGGTCGTAGTATTTCGTGGAAACCAGTCAAATTAACATTTGCTTTAACGATAATTATTTTTATCGGATTTTATTTTTTACAAAAAAATACTTTTTTCCCGAAGGAAATTGAACATCAGGAAATGAATCCCTTGTTTGCACCTTCATTTGCACAAACATCTGATAATCAGCTAATTCCACCAAATCACCTCGATAACAATCAATACTGTAAAGATTGTCATGCTGATGTTCACGAAGGCTGGATGAACAGCGTGCATAAAGTTTCCAGTTTCAATAATCCGTCTTATTCTTTTGCAGTAAATAAAACCAGAGAGTTTTTGCAAAATCGTGATGGCAATAATAAAGCATCGCGACTTTGTGCCGTTTGCCATGATCCAGTGATTCTTTTCAGTGGTGAATTTGATAAGGATAAGGATTTTACCGGGACTGATATAGGAAATTCAGGCATCACCTGCACAACCTGCCATGCAATATCTGATATTAACTCTATTAAAGGAAATGGAGCATATACCTTAACAATCCCGGAGCAATATCCTTTTACTTATTCTGAAGAACCTTTTTTGAAATGGGTTAACGCGACTTTAATCAAAGCAAAGCCTGATTTCCATAAAGTTTCCTATTTGAAGCCCTTACATAAAACTCCGGAATTTTGCAGTGTTTGTCATAAAGTTGGACTCATTGAGGAATTGAATGGTTATAAATGGTTGCGAGGACAGAATCATTATGATTCCTACTTTTTATCAGGGGTTTCCGGTCATTCGGTCACTAGCTTCTATTATCCGAAAAAAGCCGTTGAAAATTGTTCTCAATGCCATATGCCTTTACAACCATCCGAAGATTTTGGAGCGATTACTGAGTCATTTAATGGAAATTCCTATGTTCATAGTCATTACTTTGAAGCAGCAAATTCGGCGATTCGATACCTGAATCAATTAAAACCCGATGCAAATAATGCAATGTTAACAGATGCCTTATCTGTGGACATATTTGGTGTGAGGAATGATGGTGAATTGAATGGAGACCTGATTGCTCCTCTGAACGAAAAGCTGAATCTTCAATCAGGTAAAAAATACCTTTTGGAAACTGTGGTCAGAACTTTGAAGCTCGGACATCCATTCACTCAGGGAACTGCGGATTCCAATCAAATTTGGGTGGAGCTGAATGTTTTTAAAGGAGATGAGTTGATTGCATCAAGTGGAGGAATTGATAAACAGGGGAAAGTGGATGACTGGTCATATTTTATCAATGCTTATGTTTTGGACAGAAACGGAAATCGTGTTGACAGACGCAATGCAGAGGATATTTTCACGATGCTATACAATCATCAGATACCACCCGGAGCAGCCACAGTCATCCATTATGGAGTGGATTTTCCGGTAGAATTCGAGGGAGATTTTACAATCGAAGCCAAAGTTTTTTATCGAAAATTTGATACAACATATTATCGGTACTTCACAGGTGACCAGGATAAATTTAATGATTTGCCAATAGTGATGTTAGCTCATGACATACAGGAAATATCATTATCCCCCGAAACAGATGATTCTCAACAAGTTTCACAAGATGAAAAATGGCAAAGATGGAACGATTATGGTATTGGCTTGTTTCGTTCGGGCGCTTTAAAACAGGCAGAACAGGCATTTTCAATGGTTGCTCAACAGAGAGGAGCAGAAGGCTGGGTTAATTTAACTCGTACATACCTGCAACAGGGCTTATTAGATAAAGCACAAGATGCTTTGAATAAAGCCGCTGAATATGATGAATTTCGATACAAATGGCAATTGTCTTATTTTGCAGGGTTAATCAATTTACAAAATGGTTTTCTCGAAAAAGCGATGGAAAATTTTGAAGCGGTTTATCGTTCTGAGTTTAAAGAAGCAGTTGAATCCGGATTTGATTTTTCCAAAGAGTACAATTTTTTAGTCCTTTATGCTCAAACAGCATTTCAAAACAGCAAATTGTTCGAAGGTGAGAAACAACAAAATTTGATGCAAAAGTCGCTGAAATTGTATAAGGAAGCCCTTGAACTCAATCCCGAATTGGCAAATGCTCATTTTGGTTTGTATCAATTATATTCAGCAATGGGCGAAACGGACAATTTGACTCTTGCAGACAAACATAAAAAGCTCCATGAAAAATATAAAACTGATGATAATGCTCATGATGTAGCGATAGTAAAAGCGCGTGCTGCAAACAAGGCTGCCGACCATGCTGCAGAAAACATTGCAGTCTACCAACTCAAACAACCAGTTGACTTTAGTTCTGTAAGAGATTTTATCAGCCAAAATAATATTTCAGAACAATAA
- a CDS encoding EAL domain-containing protein translates to MSKKELFLYFINNLLIAATFFCLSIAVEPLIVPPTFITPVWPVAGFAVCVVLLWGYRYLPAIALGELLICFRYYHVTETMGYMELSLLYILLILITLFRSAAGAFLVHRFLGKTNKYLTYQSVLKLYLLAGVIPTFLSSFLFVQVLLFAGYLEINYWVFEYLSWWFADSVGVFISLPVLLTLFALPREDWKPRILKVILPLIVTTFLMIFISISFKNFEQVRLINNLEKNTDLVFNETLKKFADSQTMDNWVPKGQVAAEFNELIKNYTDVVVLANSLKNINFTIEFNDNGKYQQLYKSKIKANENSIWKVSKSYNYAGNDWKLTGIATPGYLGENAFFIIWWLMATGFLFISILGATLLVITGNDIRSRNLVKTRTEEIQKLNEFLRESESRYKKLIEVQPVIFWKHIRGEPVLDFVSSEGSTLLGYSRSELVSLDILWNKIIHPEDKVRVLTEYHGNVSSGKRFTLKYRAVTKNGDVLWFQDYISTRIVDGKTEVVGLKIDITSDQKRDQEIEKLAYFDVLTQLPNRIKFTDSLTQSLEESVRENTNGAILYIDIDRFKFFNDSMGQYFGDRLLVKISERIQEKLCSECIISRVSGDEFAILISQKHEDIGEIKKECLQVSQLIHDSFKKPVVVKGHSFFISLSIGICIFPNHTDNVEKIIQYAGIAMYHAKLQGKNQVCIFEKNMLREVNEKLDIEKSLKLALMEEQMEVYYQPIFNDEKEVIKLESLIRWNHPKRGLLLPSVFISVAEQTGMIVELTEWIIDAVFKQIKTWQSSDLTTLPVSINISLFQFKYSGLLEMLERYAEKHQIDPQVVTLEITESIGVEDFDFTLEKLLRIKKLGFKLAIDDFGTGYSSLNYLTQMPIDTLKLDMSFVENIGVVTTADTLVEIILLMARKLGFEVIVEGIENRTQFELLKKLGCKEFQGFLVSEALNVSEIEKRYLNI, encoded by the coding sequence TTGAGTAAGAAAGAGTTATTTCTGTACTTTATAAACAATCTGCTGATTGCTGCGACTTTCTTTTGTTTGAGTATTGCAGTCGAACCATTAATAGTTCCTCCCACATTTATAACACCTGTTTGGCCGGTTGCGGGATTCGCCGTTTGTGTTGTATTATTGTGGGGCTATCGTTATTTGCCGGCAATAGCACTGGGAGAGCTGTTGATTTGTTTCAGATATTATCATGTTACTGAAACAATGGGATATATGGAGCTATCTCTCCTTTACATTTTATTGATTCTGATTACATTATTTAGAAGTGCTGCCGGTGCCTTTCTCGTTCATCGTTTTTTGGGTAAAACCAATAAATACCTTACATACCAGTCTGTTTTAAAACTGTATCTTCTTGCTGGTGTAATTCCGACATTTCTTTCTTCATTTCTTTTTGTTCAGGTTTTACTTTTTGCAGGATATTTAGAAATCAATTATTGGGTATTTGAGTATTTAAGCTGGTGGTTTGCTGATAGTGTGGGTGTATTTATAAGTTTGCCGGTTTTATTAACTTTATTTGCTCTTCCCAGAGAGGATTGGAAGCCTCGTATCTTAAAGGTTATTTTACCCTTGATTGTAACGACTTTCTTGATGATATTTATTTCCATCAGCTTCAAAAATTTTGAACAGGTTCGGCTGATTAATAATTTGGAGAAAAACACGGATTTAGTTTTTAATGAAACCCTAAAGAAGTTTGCAGACAGCCAAACAATGGATAATTGGGTTCCTAAAGGACAGGTCGCAGCAGAATTTAATGAATTGATTAAAAACTATACCGATGTTGTTGTGCTTGCAAATAGCTTGAAAAATATTAATTTTACCATTGAGTTTAATGATAATGGAAAATATCAGCAACTTTATAAATCTAAAATAAAGGCCAATGAAAACTCGATCTGGAAAGTTTCCAAGTCATATAACTACGCCGGAAATGATTGGAAATTGACGGGAATTGCCACGCCAGGTTATCTTGGTGAAAATGCTTTCTTCATAATATGGTGGCTAATGGCGACCGGCTTCCTGTTTATTTCAATTTTGGGAGCCACATTACTGGTTATCACAGGAAATGATATCCGTAGTCGAAATTTAGTCAAAACCAGAACTGAGGAAATTCAAAAACTGAATGAATTCCTGCGCGAAAGCGAGAGTAGGTATAAAAAACTGATTGAGGTACAGCCGGTTATATTTTGGAAGCATATACGAGGAGAACCGGTACTTGATTTTGTCAGTAGTGAAGGGAGTACCTTGTTAGGATATTCACGAAGCGAGCTGGTGAGTCTGGATATACTGTGGAATAAAATCATTCATCCAGAAGATAAGGTACGAGTTCTCACTGAATATCATGGCAACGTATCCTCAGGAAAAAGGTTTACCTTGAAATACAGAGCTGTGACTAAAAATGGAGACGTTTTATGGTTTCAAGATTATATTTCCACTCGTATTGTTGATGGTAAAACAGAGGTTGTTGGTCTGAAAATAGACATCACATCCGACCAAAAAAGAGATCAGGAAATCGAGAAACTGGCTTACTTTGATGTTTTGACACAGTTACCAAACCGGATTAAATTCACCGATTCATTAACACAATCGTTGGAAGAGTCAGTTAGAGAAAACACTAATGGTGCGATTCTGTACATTGATATTGACCGTTTTAAATTTTTTAATGATTCAATGGGTCAGTATTTTGGCGATCGTCTGTTGGTGAAAATTTCTGAAAGAATTCAGGAAAAACTATGTAGTGAATGTATTATTTCTCGTGTTTCAGGTGATGAGTTTGCTATTTTAATTTCTCAAAAACATGAGGATATCGGTGAAATAAAGAAAGAGTGTTTACAGGTTTCGCAACTCATTCACGACTCTTTCAAAAAGCCGGTTGTGGTTAAAGGGCATAGTTTTTTTATTTCTTTAAGTATAGGGATTTGTATCTTTCCGAATCATACGGATAATGTCGAAAAAATAATTCAGTATGCCGGAATCGCTATGTATCACGCTAAATTACAAGGGAAAAACCAGGTTTGCATATTTGAAAAAAATATGTTGAGAGAAGTTAATGAAAAACTGGATATAGAAAAATCTCTCAAACTGGCATTAATGGAGGAGCAAATGGAGGTGTATTACCAGCCTATTTTTAATGATGAAAAGGAAGTCATTAAACTGGAATCATTAATCCGTTGGAATCATCCCAAAAGAGGATTGCTGTTGCCTTCTGTTTTTATATCTGTGGCTGAGCAAACCGGGATGATTGTGGAACTAACCGAGTGGATTATTGATGCCGTGTTTAAACAGATAAAAACCTGGCAATCTTCTGACTTAACAACACTTCCGGTTTCAATAAATATTAGTCTTTTCCAATTTAAATATTCCGGTTTATTGGAAATGTTAGAGAGATATGCCGAAAAACACCAAATTGATCCACAAGTTGTCACTCTGGAAATCACTGAATCCATAGGCGTGGAAGATTTTGATTTTACTCTTGAAAAACTTCTAAGAATCAAAAAGTTAGGATTTAAATTAGCAATAGATGATTTCGGAACCGGTTATTCCTCACTTAATTATCTGACGCAAATGCCAATTGATACTTTGAAACTGGATATGAGTTTTGTGGAAAACATCGGAGTTGTGACTACGGCTGATACATTAGTCGAAATTATTTTACTGATGGCACGCAAGCTCGGTTTTGAAGTTATTGTTGAGGGAATTGAAAACCGAACCCAGTTTGAATTATTAAAAAAACTCGGTTGCAAAGAATTTCAGGGTTTTTTAGTCAGTGAAGCATTGAACGTTAGTGAAATAGAGAAAAGATATTTAAACATTTGA
- a CDS encoding VCBS repeat-containing protein: protein MAQKLNKKQGNDQIIADFFKKSIWFVLIITMIIIAIVYFYQSRENTLEIVEKEYQPPEKLKIEISPPEILFSEETEKRGINFSQQNGATGERLLPETMGSGVAFIDFDNDNDEDLIFVNSTSWVWDSPQSTSTQEVYENDGSGNFKNVTIEKGLDDVFYGTGIAVGDVNNDGYDDLVITAVGENRLYINNAGNNFTRDKTVLDCTADAWSTSAGFFDYDNDGDLDLMILNYVQWSKELDLAADYRIDGIGRAYGPPANFPGTHSCLFENVDGQLVDVTEKSGIIVRNPAMNSLEGKSLALTFTDINSDGFEDVIVANDTTRNFVFVNQGNKTFKEQGVEFGLAYDAGGKATGAMGLDVANYKNDADVAVAVGNFANEMTSFYVNRASLGFFTDESVITGVGPQSRLALTFGLFFFDYDLDGRQDFFQTNGHVENEINKVQSAQHYAQKSQLFWNCGDDCERTYIAVENAGDLNSLDLVGRAAAYGDVDNDGDLDIVITQVADSAKLFINQSEKRNWIGIKLSSQTQSPIGATIEVHASSNIQKFKYSQTKSYLSQTQKGIIAGLGDDKLEKIVISYRDGVKSITDFKINNWNLISLE from the coding sequence ATGGCGCAGAAACTAAATAAAAAACAAGGAAATGATCAGATAATAGCGGACTTCTTTAAGAAATCAATCTGGTTTGTATTGATAATTACGATGATTATTATTGCCATCGTTTACTTTTACCAATCCAGAGAAAACACCTTAGAAATAGTAGAAAAGGAATATCAACCGCCGGAAAAGTTAAAAATAGAAATTTCACCACCGGAAATTTTATTTTCAGAAGAAACCGAAAAAAGAGGGATAAACTTCAGTCAACAAAATGGAGCAACCGGAGAAAGGTTATTGCCTGAAACGATGGGTTCGGGAGTAGCTTTTATTGATTTTGATAATGATAACGATGAAGATTTAATTTTTGTGAATAGCACTTCTTGGGTATGGGATTCTCCACAAAGTACTTCGACGCAGGAGGTTTATGAAAATGATGGCTCCGGAAACTTCAAAAATGTAACTATCGAAAAAGGATTGGATGATGTGTTTTATGGCACAGGAATTGCGGTGGGTGATGTAAATAATGACGGCTATGATGATTTGGTAATTACTGCAGTAGGAGAAAATAGACTTTACATCAATAACGCTGGAAATAATTTTACGCGTGATAAGACTGTGTTGGATTGTACAGCAGATGCCTGGAGTACCAGTGCCGGATTTTTCGATTATGACAATGATGGTGATTTGGATTTAATGATTCTGAATTATGTTCAATGGTCGAAAGAACTGGATTTGGCAGCAGATTACCGAATTGATGGAATTGGTCGTGCTTATGGGCCACCTGCCAATTTCCCCGGAACTCATAGTTGTTTGTTTGAAAATGTTGATGGGCAATTAGTTGATGTCACTGAAAAATCGGGGATTATTGTCAGAAATCCGGCAATGAACTCTTTGGAGGGGAAATCTTTGGCATTGACCTTTACGGATATAAATTCCGATGGTTTTGAAGATGTAATCGTTGCCAACGACACGACCCGAAATTTTGTTTTTGTGAATCAAGGCAATAAAACATTTAAAGAGCAAGGTGTTGAATTTGGACTGGCTTATGATGCCGGTGGTAAAGCAACCGGAGCGATGGGACTAGATGTTGCTAATTATAAAAACGATGCGGATGTCGCTGTTGCTGTTGGGAATTTCGCCAATGAAATGACTTCATTTTATGTCAATCGTGCCAGTTTGGGATTTTTTACAGATGAGTCGGTCATTACAGGAGTTGGTCCGCAAAGTCGTTTGGCATTGACTTTCGGTTTGTTCTTTTTCGATTACGATTTAGACGGTAGGCAAGATTTTTTCCAAACCAATGGACATGTTGAAAATGAAATTAATAAAGTACAAAGTGCCCAACACTATGCGCAAAAAAGTCAGCTTTTTTGGAACTGTGGTGATGACTGTGAGCGAACTTATATTGCTGTTGAGAATGCAGGAGATTTAAACTCACTGGATTTGGTTGGTCGTGCAGCTGCCTATGGGGATGTTGATAATGATGGGGATTTGGATATTGTCATCACTCAAGTTGCAGATTCTGCAAAATTATTTATCAATCAATCTGAGAAAAGAAATTGGATTGGCATCAAACTTTCATCACAAACTCAATCACCTATTGGAGCGACTATCGAAGTTCATGCTTCCTCAAATATTCAGAAGTTTAAGTATTCTCAAACGAAAAGTTACCTTTCACAAACGCAAAAAGGAATTATTGCAGGGTTAGGTGATGACAAACTTGAGAAAATTGTGATAAGTTATAGGGATGGGGTTAAATCAATAACTGATTTTAAAATAAATAATTGGAATTTAATTTCTCTTGAGTAA
- a CDS encoding threonine/serine exporter family protein, with the protein MTRLTRDIRRKQSKVLLKMAKAISEAGAPAHRLESSMEVLLEKFQMEGNFFAMPTALFATLGDEEVQRTYMVRTTPKDVDLEKLSELNHVIERLHNDEIDIVDAYEEINTISKKKPRYNTTMIAFAIGMASASLAGLFQGSWMDVLVAFLMGLMTATIVLFSTKHKHLALLYTPIAATAVGLTSMTISHYYQTIDHFIVSLSGLIILVPGLGITIAIRELSTGHLVSGSARMAGAVTTFLLLSFGLALGFMIVIKVFGSVEVHKLESVPNWFVYLSIIIISLAFTILFNAKYVDFIWILLTATIAIMGSRYAGYWLESPFSSFVAVLCVSIAGNIFSLISKKPASIMHIPGVMLLVPGSIGFKSLEAMLDNQTIDGIQTAFSALLIAVALAIGLIAGNLFVPIRRAL; encoded by the coding sequence ATGACACGATTAACCAGAGATATCAGACGCAAGCAATCCAAAGTTTTGTTGAAAATGGCGAAAGCGATTTCAGAAGCAGGAGCTCCGGCTCACCGTTTGGAAAGCTCAATGGAAGTTTTGCTGGAAAAATTTCAGATGGAAGGCAATTTTTTTGCCATGCCAACTGCATTATTTGCAACTCTTGGAGATGAAGAAGTCCAACGAACTTACATGGTTCGAACAACTCCCAAGGATGTCGACTTAGAAAAACTCAGTGAGTTGAATCATGTTATTGAGCGACTACACAATGATGAAATTGATATTGTCGATGCCTACGAGGAAATTAACACGATATCAAAGAAAAAACCTCGTTACAACACGACGATGATTGCATTCGCAATTGGCATGGCATCAGCCAGTTTGGCAGGGTTGTTTCAAGGAAGCTGGATGGATGTTCTGGTTGCATTTCTTATGGGATTAATGACGGCAACTATAGTTCTTTTCAGTACCAAACATAAACATTTGGCGTTGTTATACACGCCAATAGCGGCAACAGCTGTTGGTTTGACCTCAATGACAATCAGTCATTATTATCAAACCATCGATCATTTTATTGTTTCACTTTCAGGCTTGATTATACTTGTTCCGGGATTGGGAATTACCATCGCTATTAGAGAATTATCCACAGGACATTTAGTTTCCGGAAGTGCCCGAATGGCTGGTGCGGTAACGACTTTTCTATTGCTATCATTTGGTTTGGCATTAGGTTTTATGATTGTAATCAAAGTTTTCGGTTCGGTTGAAGTTCATAAACTCGAATCCGTCCCCAATTGGTTTGTCTATCTCTCAATAATTATCATCAGTTTAGCGTTTACGATTTTATTCAATGCAAAGTATGTGGATTTCATCTGGATATTATTAACAGCAACCATAGCAATTATGGGCTCACGCTATGCCGGATATTGGCTCGAGTCACCTTTTTCATCATTTGTCGCGGTACTTTGTGTTTCCATTGCAGGAAACATATTTTCCCTGATTAGCAAAAAACCGGCATCAATTATGCATATACCGGGTGTGATGCTATTAGTCCCGGGAAGTATTGGTTTCAAATCACTGGAAGCTATGCTTGATAATCAAACCATCGACGGCATCCAAACAGCGTTTTCCGCACTTTTAATTGCCGTTGCATTGGCGATTGGTTTGATAGCAGGGAATTTGTTTGTACCAATTAGAAGAGCGTTATAA